In the Ricinus communis isolate WT05 ecotype wild-type chromosome 3, ASM1957865v1, whole genome shotgun sequence genome, CGTAAACAAGGGCACTCATGTAGTAGTCATAACAAAAACCGTGGAGCCTAACCACATTTAGGTGAAATGTTCTTCCGATTGTGCCCACCTCGGCCATGAATTGCTCTTCAGCAGTTCTGTCTATGCTTCTGTTAAGAGCCTTCATCGCTATCTTTGCTCCATCTGGAAATTTGCCTTCATAAACCACCCCAAAACCTCCAGCTCCCAACCTGGTGGAGTAATTACCGGTAAACCCACATAACTGCTGAGCAGTGAATCTGAAAGGCTTCCTATTTGCCTCAAGGAACCTTTCCGTCGTGGGTGATTGGACCTTCACTGTATGAGATTGAAAGGCATGAGAAGATGTTGCGGCAACTGCTGCTCGCAGTTCTTGTACAATGACCCATACAACAAGAGATAATGCCAATAACTGCAAGTACTGCCAAGGTCGATATTACAGCTGCAGGTTAAAGCAAAATCAATCATTCAAGTTAGTAACGTTGCAGCTCAGTTTCAATAATATCATAGAGTACGAACTTACCAACCCCTGCATTGACTTGCGTTGTCTGGTGGTGAGAAACCCGAATCAGTAGGCACGCTGCGAGAAACGAGTAGTTTCAAGCAAGATGAGATGCATGatttataacataaaattgTAAGACTTTGTTTTTtccaattttgtttttatactGAAAAAGTGAAGTTGGATTTTGATCTTTGCAGAGATTTAAGTCGAAGTTTATTCCTTTATGAGTAAGTTCATAATTGTGGCATACGTCTACTCCCAACTTAAAAATCAATCAGCTTCACTGACTTATTCGTTTCCTTTACACTAAAATTGGACCTTAAACAGGACAAAAAGCAGCAAAGCGAAAGTGATAATTCCTTACTTCTTTAGCACTTGAATTGACAATTTAAGTTGAGTGAACTTGCACTTAATTTCCACTTTCTGAATTTGGATATGTTGATTGATTCACtgcaaagagaaaagaaaaatggtttgCTTCTGCTTAATCTCCAATGAACATTTTGAAGACAGTTGTGCCAAAATAAAGTAAACCTCCGTGGAAATAAATCTCCAAGAACTTTCGTCCATGCTTCCTGAGCAAATTGATAATCAGATTATATtgttaaagaatataaaattggATGGATGGATGGAAGGACAGAGAAGACCGGTTATGGTTGATGTGTTGCCACAGCATCAACTAAGAAAAGTCAAATGAAAGTAACTGGCCAATAATGCACAAGTGGATAAACTTTAAACccttaaatctaaaaataaataaaatagcgTATACCTTTACTTAAAACTTTCAGCTCAGaagttcaaattttataaatcacaaaactcaTAGTACTCTGTTGGGCTGGGTAAGGCCCAACACGAAGAGTCATCCCAATAGAAATATCGGGTCGGGTACCACAAGTAAGAAATGAGTCGGGTAAAAATCAGCGATCAGGGATTACGTTGCGTGTCCGTAGGCGCTTGCGCAAGTACTTTCTTTATCACCGTTTCACCGACAACGAGCCGTCGTATATTTACCGTTTTATAAGCAAAATCAAATCAGacgaagaagaaagaaatgggAGGGCTAACGTGCAACGCTTGTAATAAAGAATTCAACGACGATGCAGACCAAAAGCTCCATTACAAATCCGATTGGCATCGCTACAATCTTAAACgcaaggttttttttttttttctttttttccttttttcaaatgattatattttgcgTATTATGTTGCTGCTTGCTCTTTACTTAGGGTTTTCAAcatctttttcaatttgattattgatttaaagCAACGTTAGTTTTATTAGTGGCTGATAAAGATTCTTGAAGTTTTTGGGCTTCCATCaaagagtatatatataatatatatattttatgttaaaaattcaattgacTGCCTTTTTGGTATCAAAGTTTTTTAAAGCgacaaagaaaaaatggaGTTGTGTTTAGAAAGTATGTTCATAGTCGTAATATTTAAAATGGTGATTTAAGTCCATTTGATAGTTGGAGTTGAAGTTTTAAGAGATATACTTCGGTAAGCCTGTAGGTGACATTTAAGGTTTCACTTGTAAAGACCTAAGCTTTGATGTCTAAGGCCATTTGTTGCTTTCTTAGTGATGTCTTAGATACAGTATCAGAATAAGGGCATGTTACTTTTAAAGCATTAGGTTTGTTGTTTGGCTCATCCTTTTTCATTACAGATTGGCAGGCTAATATATGATGTTAAAGTTAGATTTAGGCCGTGTAGAAAGTAAGTTTTTGAACATTATCAACAACTCATAAAAGGAAAGTGCTGCTGCATGAGTTATGTTTTACCATGGAATTGTATGTTTCCAGCTGATTTAGCAAAACTAGTCAACCTTTACTGGAAAATAAGTTATCATTGTGACACAGCTGATGTCAGCTTTTCTGCTAGTCAATGAGGTTGTCTTAATTGCTAAGTGATTTAGTATGACAAGTTTTGAGTAGTTTATGACAAATTCTGTTTCGTACCTGTATTTATTCCTCGGGGGCAAAAAAATTTCAGGTAGCTGGTGTTCCAGGAGTGACTGAAGCATTATTTCTGGCCAGACAGTCTGTACTAGTTCAAGAGAAGGATAAGTCAAGTGAGACCCCTATGCTATATAGTTGCGTTCTCTGTGGTAAGGGATATCGAAGTTCTAAAGCTCATGCCCAGCATTTAAAATCACGGAGCCACATTTTGCGAGCTTCTCAAGGGGCAAATGAAAATGAGGATACAGCAGTGATTAAACCACTTCCTCGCCTCATCATGAATAAGCGTCCTCCACAAAGGGCAGTGGAAGATGAAGAAAGTGAAGATAGCGGTGATGAATGGGAAGAGGTTGATCCAGAGGAAGAGTTAGTTGGTGATGCCTCAAAATCATTGACTGGTTTGACTGTAAATGAGACCTCTGATGAAGATATGGATGAGGGTGAAGATGATGAGTTGTTGGATCCATCTTGTTGCTTTATGTGTGATCAACAGCATGGGAACGTAGAAAGTTGCATGGTCCACATGCACAAGCAGCATGGGTTCTTTATTCCTGATGTTGAGTATTTGAAGGATCCAAAGAGCCTTCTTACTTATCTTGGGCTTAAGGTACTAGATCATAtgctattttcttctttcgcacaatgtatttattttgtgttttctCCCAATTGTGTTCACATTTATATTGTTCTTTCGCCAGGTGAAGAGAGATTTCATGTGTTTGTACTGCAATGATAGGTGTCATCCTTTTAACAGTTTAGAAGCAGTTAGGAAGCACATGGCAGCAAAAGGGCATTGTAAAGTACATTatggtgatggtgatgatgaagaagaagctgAGTTAGAAGAATTCTATGATTATAGTAGCAGGTTTATTTCACTCCCTTCCCTCTTTTTGGAATTATATTGACTTCATTACTAAAGTTtttcttctataatttttattagcactactaaatattagaaactgAGTTTATGGTGTAAATGGACTTGGCTTCCTGCTGATTAATGGGCCATCTTCAGTTTGATttgaaaacaataattttaatatgtccTTGCATGATTTTGTTTCATGGTTACAGTTATGTGGATGAGAATGGGAAACAGCTGATTGTCTCAGGTGATATGGCCAACACTGTAGAACTTGGTGGTGGTGGTTCAGAGCTCATTATAACCACAAGATCTGATAGT is a window encoding:
- the LOC8282063 gene encoding cytoplasmic 60S subunit biogenesis factor REI1 homolog 1, which gives rise to MGGLTCNACNKEFNDDADQKLHYKSDWHRYNLKRKVAGVPGVTEALFLARQSVLVQEKDKSSETPMLYSCVLCGKGYRSSKAHAQHLKSRSHILRASQGANENEDTAVIKPLPRLIMNKRPPQRAVEDEESEDSGDEWEEVDPEEELVGDASKSLTGLTVNETSDEDMDEGEDDELLDPSCCFMCDQQHGNVESCMVHMHKQHGFFIPDVEYLKDPKSLLTYLGLKVKRDFMCLYCNDRCHPFNSLEAVRKHMAAKGHCKVHYGDGDDEEEAELEEFYDYSSSYVDENGKQLIVSGDMANTVELGGGGSELIITTRSDSKISSKTLGSREFLRYYRQKPRPSPANGVAITAALASRYRSMGLATVQSREQMVRMKVMKEMNRSSEAMRTKIGMKSNIIRNLPKNVPY